DNA sequence from the Rhizoctonia solani chromosome 10, complete sequence genome:
tgtcaccacgGTAGATTACTTGGGTATTGTCATTTCCCCGGCAGGCTTTtctatggatcagaagaagattgaggcggtCACATCATGGCCAacccccaaaacagtcaagcaggtccaagccttcctaggatttgtcaactacctccgccaattcatccccaatttcagttcagtagcatgccctctgcacaaccttaccagaaaggaaaccccctggtcatggggcaacctagaggaagcagcATTTCAGGAATTGAAGATTCTTGTCACCAAGTTGCCAgttctcatccattccaacccagggctcccctattaccttgagacagacgcctcaggggttgccatgggagccattctTAGTCAGCAGGGCCCAGATAACCAACTACACCCAATTGCGTATATGTCCAAATcgttctcaggggcagaaggAAACTACAACACtcacgacaaggaactcctggccatcatcaaggcactggaggaatggcgtattttcctggaagctacGGACAAGCCAATTCAGGTATTTACAGACCACCGCAAccttgagtactggatgcaggcaaggacattcaatcaacggcatgctagatggcgtgtattcctgagcaatttcaattttgaaatacattattgcccagggaagcaatcagggaagctGGATGCCTTGTCCAGACGATTGGACTATGTTGACAAcccccaagaaccagaagtcatgctaccgCCAGAGGTTTTTGCGAATACAGCGGAAGAGGAATtagaaattgtcacggataTTTGCGCCAAACTCAAGGAAGATCCATCACTGGAACCAATTATCAAGTTCTGTACTGAGGATGCAGACAACGCGCCCCCTTCAATTAGGAAGGCCTATAgggactatgattgggaagaagatttGCTATGGTACCGCGGGAAACTGGTGGTTccggactcagaacccctGAAAGAACGACTCttgagggaattccacaactccccactggcaggacatccaggccaacaaaggacgCTTGAACTTATCAGCAGGAGCTATTGGTGGCCCGGAATGAAATCCTCTGCTAAAGAATGGGTCAAATGCTGTCCagtttgtcaagccaaccaacgcGCGCACGCCCCAACTAtctccctgaaacccttagaagtccccccttatcctttccacaccatatcctatgacttcatcacaggttTCCCCAAATCCCAGGGACACGACGCCATACTGGTCATAATCAATTCCTTTTCAAAATTTGGTCATTTCATTCCCACCTCAAAAAAGGTCACATTGAAGGGTCTAGCGGACTTATTTGTCAACCACGtctggaagttacatgggcTACCCATAAAAACCGTCTCTGATAGAGGTACCACGTTCACCGGGAAGTTCCTCAGGGCACTATACCAACAACTTGGAATTAAGCCCGCCTTCTCATTGGCCTATCACCTGGAATCAGATGGTCAAACGGAAagggtcaaccagttcatagagttctacctcagattgTATGTGGCTGCAGatcactcagattgggccacATGGTTGCTGCTGGCTGAATATGCatataacaacgccaagcaTTCTGCCACAGGGAAAACCCCTTTTGAACtggtttatggaagaaacccggtaatgaacccatccaacgtcccagcaaatgtcccagaagcagaccttgtaGCAGACACCCTTGcacaggaatggaaggaagcagaatcCGCTTTAaggatgacaaaggaaagaatggcAGGAGTAAAAGGCACGACCCCAGAATACACTGTTGGGGAAAAAGTATGGCTAGATGCAAAGAATGTGGAGATTCaatccaactccaacaaattaGACCCCAAGCGCCTAGGACCTTTTGAAGTCACCAAGAAGATCTCAAGCCACGCATACCGCCTAAAGCTCCCTGAATcactgaaaatccatgatgtTTTTTACGTAGGACTGCTTTCCAAAAGCCACAAATCACCAAAccagccattcccagaacgcccccctcctgaaacaataagaggagaggaagaatacaaggtggaacagatcatagaTTCCAAGAGGCAACaaggaaagtggttctacctaatcaaatggaaaggatacgggccagaagacaactcttGGGAACCAGAGGTACTACTGGAACACAGTCAGGAGGAAATCCgttgcttcaacaagtcacgactgaaaaaggcttgtgactccgccaagagcctttaaggggggggcaatgttataacctcctaaacatagaccattagaatcgcacgatttttctattatttttagttttttttacggactcaatatcttttgtttttcaatcacgtgatcttggcgcttattatgccgagatgccgcgccaagatgccgtgccaagggcgcttaggagaaatccatgcttctgcgcagcccgcagcaggcttctcttttcacatagacgcttccttatctcatgcacagaccatgtatatactttcccctttgtctatataaacagcaggaaaattgcttggagaccccaagtcaattttaccttgtctcatacccattgaggaggaccttcagccagctaagtagccggccccccagtagcacagaagttaacccccttattacgctcaccacacctcccaggcctaaggccccaccGTTGCCAGTAGCTAGTAGAAGTCCACCTTACGTGGCAGTAGTATGGCCTAGTCagttagttagataagctttgtcagtagtagtacggccgtaagcgcccacccactagcaagtacccaaccttacagttggcgtacaacagccttactcatgcatacatgtcactgacatgtcataatgttgtagacacactcaataccagggaatttattcccattttctcaaatttaaacaaaggcaattggactacttttttaatcacatgacattgaCACTTATATATCaaacactaagcgccaagccatgtccccatccatgcttatctcaccacacgtagccacctccatctGATGACgtcactatgacacatcaagtgacacatatgcatgagtaaggccaactgcagagcagggtttgtattggttatggttttgcatattgtacatttgtaattagttcatccctgtaatatataaggaggccaaccaaccatggttacacccaggttgattacctcttgtcattCCCCTACCACTGTatgaggccttacagccagatcccTAAGTAGATACAACACCTTAAGCGTCACCCTTACTGTACTTATGTAGCTTACCATTGCCCAtacagccttggtcattgttagttagtagttagacattgtagggtagacactgctgccttaagcagtttacACTTGTACttcacacagccacaagcgcctgcacccttgacatccttacagatgtctaggacacataatgatgtcatcaggtggaggtggctacatatgatgaGGGAAGCACAGTTTGGGGACATGGCTCAGCGCTTATTGTATGATACAAGCACCAAATTCACATGactgaaaatgtagtccaatctactttgtttaaattcaagaaatttggaataaattctgtggtattgattgtgtctacaacagcatgcttctcatttcatatggattcttcctttctcacatgcATTGACTatgtacatatgttctacttgcctatatatacagcaggaaaatcacttggaaaaccccaagtcaattttaccttgtctcatatccattgaggaggacaccCCCAGTCAGCTGAGTAGCTGGCCCCTTAGTAGTACAGATTGCTTACCCcacttaacctaccacacctcccaggcctaaggcccccttgccaATGTAGAAAGTCCAGTAGTTGCTGCCATAAGCAGTTAagtcagtagttagcctagttTACAGTAGATTAGTCTGTTTTGCTTTGTACTAGATATGGCCCTAAGCACCTGCTtcactagtgtgtacccaccttacagtggtgtacaacattgggaAAGAAATTTGGAAGGTCTGTGTCAGGCACAATCAACTATGAGCATGCTTTATGAGGAGGTTTGTTGATGAAAACTACATTTTATGCGTTGATGGCAtggtcatgggtgtcatattGAATGAAGGCCAATTGCATAAGCGCATAGAATGATCACAGAGAATTATTTCAAGTAAGCTCTTGAACTCTGTAGTATTGCTGATTCCCTGTGCAATTAAGATTGAATTGGGTCTATTCAGCGCCATCACACTACATGAATTTCACTAAAATAAGTGCTACTACAGTCAACAACAATTCAATACCTACTATTTGTGACAAAAATGTGCTGTCTTTGTGTAAGCGGTAATTGCCAAGAGCAGATTTTGCAAAAGACAATCAGGACACACCTCCAGTTCCACCAAGCCTGCGTTCTCATACTGTATACAATTGAATAACTGGAGTTGGACACTGGTAAAGGGCAGTCCATTATCCCACTAAAAGAATACACCTATGGCCCAATACATTGGTGTCATCTGTTTAAATCAATGACTAGCTCCAATTGGTTTTAGTGTGGGGTGCTTTCAGTCTCAATAGGGGTGCACATGGAGCTGCGGTATATCTGTCAATTGCGGCCTCTGTCATCCGTGGCTCTATCAATTTGCATTTTCTCGTTGGATGAGAGGCGCCAGCAGAGTCTGAACTGAAGATCTTACTCAAGCAAGAAGCAAACCGGGTTCTTAGTAACAGATCAAGTAAAGCGGCAGTTAGTTGGATGCTTGGAATATATacatacacttgcgcccaaaaagattgagccacgtgagctcaaatcaatgacgctcacgcgTCACCTGCAcgattgagaatttgtttacaatgtaatagtaaattatgtagatacagtagtatagaacatatgtacaaagttttagattgaaactaagtctcctcgtggagatacgcgtgagcgaaatttttgggctggctcattctttttgatcactttatataagctacttggtcctccctcattgagtgccatttaccacccctttttacgctTGAATACCTGCCAAAAGTGCGCAAATGGCTCAATACACTAGTCCCAAGACTaaggctcagataattgcgctgaaaaagcttgaatactcagattgggctattgttcagcttttgcaacctCAGACCAAGGTCTCTCACGCAACTGTTGGTCgtatctgggccaagtatggacttacTGACCGCCCACTTGATCGACacaatcccattcctgggcgCCCACAAAAATTAACCCCCAGCAACGTCAGATTTGCCGCTTTGGCCCTAGCTTGGAGTAGAGTACCGacagcagcaaatattagacggcagtacttccctgcCGTTGGGTCCTCTACCCTCCGCCGCTACCTCCGAGAGCTGGGTTTACGGCCGTACAAACGCTGCCAAGTACCCCTGCTCACTTATCGGCATAGAAAAGCCTGTTGCGCGTGGGCCCACAGTCAattattctggccacaatcaCGCTGGGACAACATTGTCTTCTCAGACGAAGTCCAAATTGAGTTATTTGGGGCCGACAGCGgccaatattactggaggcGGCCTAGTGAGTCCCCATATAATCCCCaatacaccaaaaagacaatatctcatggtggcgggggtatcttcatttgggggtgcattacCCAAGAGGGAGTTGGGCAATTGTACCTTATACGACGCAAGCTGAACGCCCCgggatacattgaaatccttggggacGCCTTCTTCAGAACCCTTGCCAACTATAAAATCACCCCGTTCAACATTACATTCCAGCACGACCAAGAtccaaagcatacagccaggctgacacaaCGTTGGCTTGCCAGTTGGGGCGTAAGCGTCCTCCCATGGCCGTCAAAAAGCCCGGATTTGAATATAATTGAGAACGtctggtggcatctgaaggagCGCGTGCGTACTCACCAACCTCCTGCTTTGAATAAggaagaattatggaaaatagtgagggacaaatggaaacaaatttccccaaaatatattggcaatttgtatgattcattaccacgtcaagtacaagctgtgtatttagctaaaggtggaaacaccaaatactaaaatttgtatccaaattattcagttttgcatgtcattttgggtgcatgcatgcagttgcaggtgcaatttgaaaatgctcaaaaagaatgagccagcccaaaaatttcgctcacgcgtatctccacgaggagacttagtttcgatctaaaactttgtacatatgttctatactactgtatctacataatttactattacatcgtaaacgaattctcaatcgtgcgggtgacgcgtgagcgtcattgatttgagctcacgtggctcaatctttttgggcgcaagtgtatatAAGAGTTAAAACTGGTCCATAATGATGATATGAACTAGACCTCTATAGCTACAGCTATGCGCCGCAAACCTCATTGTTGTCTTGCATTTGGCCTTGTATCTAGTTTGGCCTGGATCTTGAAAGTTAGCAAAGATTGGATCAGCTAGGGTCTGTCTTACATGCTCGAATAGGATGTTTACCGAAGGTAGAGGGTACTGGTTATAGGTGGTCCACAGTAAGCTACAAAAAGTTTGACCAATGCGACTGCTAGTCATTCGGTGTCAGACTCATTGAGCCATATCAGCTGAGGTCCACATTTGAATTTCGGCTGGACCTTTGAGTGGCAATCACCAACTCAGCCAACGAATGACGAGCCGAACGGACCCACGAATGCATGTGCTAGAGCGACAGCTTCACGCCCGCATGCCAGATCCTTGGCCAGCATAGTTTTGCACGTGTTTTGAATCTGCCATGCTGGTCGACCAAAGCGGAGTTACGGAATATATGGGCGGCAAGGCGGCGGTAAAAGGTCCCAAAGCGGACAAGCAGATATGTGGTCTGGGTGTGAGAGAACGGATGATGGAGCGAACGCTCGTACTATATTTTCGCGCCTTTTCATTGATATCTGCCAAAGTCTGAGCCTCAAATGCCCATGTATGCAGGATTCATAATGGAGAAGTACATGCGCTATAGGTTATCCGTGAGTCAACAGGCTGTGTAAGGAGAAAGAATTTGAGCCGATTCAGGCCTAGACTAGCCCATATCAGCTCCACTGCTTTGCCGGCCTGCTGCATTCTCGTATATTCCACTCGGGTACTTTTTCGTCCTGTTTTCTGGTACTGGCATCCAATTTCTGGCTCCTATTGGTGGTACATATCTGGCGTTTCGGGCCGCATCATATGCTATATCAACGGACTTTGAACGTCTGTCATCTTCTCCTTCACTTGCAGCGCGGTAACTTAGAAACTCGTGCTCTACCTTATCAGAAATGGAAGAAATGATCCCAAAAACGTCCAAGACTTGTGGGGCTGACAATCTGAATTTGCGCTTTGCTACCGTTACGTATATGTCGGCGTTTACGACCGGAAGTTGCCAATTTCCACCACTAGCACTACCAACACCACGACACCGTTAACTTCCGTGCTGCATCTGAAGGCATTCATAGTAGGGAACACTCTTTCCTCAAAGAGAGCGAAAGGGCATCTGATCCTGAAAACGAAGCACAGTGCCGTTGTGTCGGCGGGAATCAGATTTATTGATACTGTTATTGGCTCCGCCCAGCATTTGGCGCGTCGTGAATCACCACGCGGCCATTGGAACAACGAGGACAAGTGCTTAGGAGGGGCAAAGGGGACCCTGGTCTGTCTAGTGGTATAAAGGGCGAGGAAACCGGTGAGAACGGGGTAAGCCTGTATACGGTTATTGATCTGACAAAATGTCTGCGACTAGTCATACTCCCTGCTCTTCTGATCCTCATATCGTCGAGCGCGGGACAGACTCTGAGTCGCATAATAACACTTCTCAGCCCACCCCAGCTCGTCGAAAGACACCCACACCTGGGAGCCACGTCGGCGCAGCAGATACCAACACCCCGTTTCGCTCTGGGTCAGCGCAGCGGACAAAGGAAAGCGCTGGCAACTCTCGATCAATCTCACAAGCCTCACGTAGTCACCATCCGGCCAGCAACAGCACGCCTGCGGGCGCACCTAATTCCACTCAGCCGAACATGGGCAAGTACCTTACGGACGAGATGCATGGCGGTATTTTTTGCGACCCAAGGTTTGTCGAGAATTTTCTAGCGCCTGACGAGAGGCACAAAGCGTTGGTGGAGCAGGCTACCAGCCCAAGACCTGGCAAGTTCAACAGCGTTTTGCCGAAGAAACCGTCAGGGGAGCGCCGGCTGTATGGACTCATCATGAATGTTCTTAACGAAATCAAGACGTCAGTTGACGACGTGCGGGGAAACCACGGACTTGGAACGTTAGGACCATTATTCCTCGACCATCACGATACCAGCTTTCAGAGCGAAGACCCCGAGATGTCACGCATCAAGCCGGACTTGGTCATGTTCGAAGATGCAACCAAGTCCTGGGAGACGCTCGCGATGCCGATCGAGGTTAAGTCGAAGCATACGTACCTCAAGGTTGGAATGAACCAGCTCGCACGATACGCCCGAGGAATATTTGCTCATCAGATCCATCGACGCTATGTATTCGGCTTGGTCATCTGTCGGTGGGCAGCGACGTTTGTACGGTTCGACCGAAGCGGGATACTGCACTCGAAGCCGATCGACATGCGAGCCGAGGCTGATAGGTTCGAACGAGCCTTCGCAGGACTGATGATGCTGGATCGGGACCAATTTGGATACGACACGGCATTCACTGTGCAGGTTACAGAGGAAGGGCAGAGAGAGTACTACCTGGACCTTCCAGCTGAGGCTGTTCCTGCTGCCCAGATAGGATCGGAGCCTGCGCCGGCTCCCGAGCTTGACACCACTAGCCACCCAGACGCAGATGCCAACGATGCTTCGTCGGAGAAGGCTCCCAAGGCTCGGCAGCTCCCGCCTCGACGGTTCAAGGTGATGCAGCGTCTATGTCATCGCAAATCGATCCGGGGCCGTGCGACCATCGTCCTTCGCATACGAGAGGTCCGAGAATGGAATCAGCAACAAGAGGGTGTGCGACGGGGCCCGGCGCGATCCGCGAAAAAGCCAGAGGAGCGCAAGTGGCAAGAGGTCCCTGGAGCGCGCGACTATATCCTGAAGATGATGTGGCGAGATCCAAAGAAAAGGCCGGAAGGGGAGGTGCTGAAGCTGCTGGGCAGAGCTTATGGACTAACAAGGTACCGGTGGCACAGCGATAGACTGAAGCAAGGTGGTGCTTGCCACGAGCCGTCCGCTACGACTTGCAAGGAGTGTCATGATATAACGCCTTCGCCACCGATGGAGCAAGCATCCAACCTGGAGAGCCTCGACGTACCGGTCCCAGAAGATGGAGGCAAGCAACCACCCAAGTACAGTAAGGTGATTTTTTGAATCTGCCACCACTCGAGCTTAGCTGCCTGTTGTACAGTCGAGGTCGATACAGATCATTACACGAAGCTGTTGACATACCGGATGTCTCGCATATATACCTGGATGCTGCTCGAATCGGTAGGTCGGCTGCTGTGGACGGCAAAAGACACGCGCGAACTACTTGAAGCCATGCTGGACGGCATCTTAGGTAGCCCGACTTTGGTTGCTAGTTTGTTGGTCGTGTACTCATGAAGTGTTTATCCAGGGTACTGGCATGCGGTGAACCAGGGAATACTGCACCGTGACATCAGTGACGGGAATGTACTTATAGATGATTCTGGAGATGGCGATCACCAGCGTGACTCGCAGCCAGACAACGCGACCACAGCGGAAGATGCCCAATGCGATACTCAAGCGGAGAGCAGTATAGCGAGTGACAGTCATCCCATGGCCAAGTCTCGCCAGGCGCTCCAGGTCACACTTGACAAGCTTGGACGCGAACGAGACATGCGCGGGTTCCTTGGCGACTACGATCTGTTCACGACCCACAGCAAGATGGGGCCCGAGTTCTTTGGCGAGTCGTTCAAGCGGGGATGGGACGATGAGTCTAACTCGGGAGCGGAAGATGACGGCGATGCGATCGAAGCAAAGCCTGATGCTAAGAGGCGCAAATTGAACAACGACCAACTGCCTTCGAAATCCAGCGGTGGCAACTCAAGGGAACCGGCTCGATCAGGTGTTGCAAGTGGATCGGCTACTGGTCTAGGAGTCAAGAGGTACAAGAGAATCGACTTCCGCACGGTAAGTGTGTGAGTATTCATCTGGACGTGCCTCTTCTCAACTGTTTGCTCGAAAGGGGACGCCTACTTTTATGTCAATTCGAGTACTCCGTGTTGAGATTGGAACACCTTACGTGCACCACTTCATGGACGACCTACAGTCGTTCTTCTGGCTGTTGTTATGGTGTGTCGTTGAACACAGGGATATTAACGATGGCAAGAACGGAACTGCTGTTCAGCCAACACGGAAGGCTGAAGAGTTACTGGCAAAACTGGACCGTGCGGATTCGGACTTTGGTGTACTCTGTGACTCAAAGGAAGCAATTCTAACTGGGTGCACAATGGGTGAATTTCGATACGCATTGGAAGCTTGTGGGAATAGTTGGGCCACCAACTCTATCATTATCAAGACTATCCTCCGATTGGGTAGTTACTTCTCTGACTCGCGTTATCTTCGAAACTTTTCCCAGTACCCACCCGAGAAGGTGTTTCCAGAAATTGTCGAGATCTACACAAAGGCCTTGCACGAGATGAGCTCTTCCGGCGCTGGCGTTGTTTCGCATAATTAGCATGTTTTGTATTTGATTTGTTTATTTCCATTGTACTTCCTTTTTGTCTTTTCACAGCATTCATAGTAACCATACTTTACCTACATCATTGATCATTAATCAGTCAAAGTTACCCAATTCATTTTCGTGTACCCACCATTTCTCTAGAGCAAAGAGCGCTATGCTGCTGCCAGAGTATTCAAGCTAAATCTGATATAAAACCCATTCTTTTTGGGACAAAGAGCCAGGCCGGGCCACAGTTTCTCCAGTGCCGGTTAGACCTTTCATCGCCAGATTCATGTAAACATATGTCACTGTCAGCGACCATTGACCTGCTCTGATTAGTCAATGGTTTACTTGTGCACTATAAACCAGGGAAACATATATGCTAGATCTCAATTTGTATAGAGGCAGCGGCGTAATGCTTAGTAAATCTTTATGACATTCGGCTCGTATGCTTCATTAGCAATATAAATTATCTATGCGTTTTCAGAACCTGTCGGGGACGCAGCTGATCTTCGATCGACGGCAGTCATCAATTTTAATCCTAATCGTGGTGCCTGCGCTTCATGCAGTTCGAAGCAAAGGACGAACGCATGTACGTTTCTCCTTCCAACCACACCGCACATCATGAGAACTTGAGGATAGACGCATTTTCGCTAGTTGTCCATGACACTATAATTCTGTGAATTCTGTGAGTTTGCTTGGAACCCCTGACATAGCCGCCGACTTGGCCATTAAGATATGTGCGCCTCAGTATGAACTGGGACATGGGTCTGTACCCAGTAGCGTAGGCATGAATGAGAAATCAGCTGTACGTTGGGATTATTGGAGATGTATGCGTATTCATTTGAGTGCTGCCAAGATCAGTCACGACCAAAGCTTAGTCTACCTAATGTCATTTAGGGTGCCATACATTATAGGATAGGATCAAATTTACCAAGATTCCGACCATCTATCGAGAGCGTATCTCAATAAGGGCAACTATTTCTAAAGTGAGCGTAGTCCTTAGTGACCGAGGACAAGTAAAGTCCGTCTTGTATCTCTATCTAGTATTTGGCATTTAAATACACGCATCTCACGGGTCTGGAGACGCCCCTCATCGAGTCATGCTCTTTAACGACACTCGGGTATATTACGCAGGGCCTGAGTACAGCGGCGATACTAGCAACGAATCTACAAAATAAATGTAATTACATGGTACTAAAGATAGGTAACGGAAAGCACACGTGAGATACTAaattacaaatatacaaCCTCGAATAGTCCCTTTCTGGGTGTTTAGTCAAGAGCTTCACACCAGTCACACCCGGCACCTGTACATAGAAACAAGGTTCCCAAGTTCGGATCAGAGGCAATTAAAGGGGTATGCTCATGAGGGGCACTAGTTAGAGGGTTAGAAATTATAAGAGAAGAGAAAAAACTGCCATGCACTCACTGTACTTCCTGAATGTGCTCCGCAAATGATAAAGCAGCGGATGAAATCGATATCTCTCTCTGACAGGTCATGCAGCCAAATGTATTGTTCGGACCAGTTTGTAGTGTTTGTGAATCGCAAAACGGACAAGGACACCCTGAATTCGACAGCGAGAAGATAAAGGCGGGGAGTATCTGGGCCAGGTCCGCCTCAGATAGTGATTGTGCCTCAGAGGATCGTGTGGATGAGACATAGGCTTCGTACTCGGCGGCGGGATCGTCGTATTCGATCTCAATATCGTCAGGAACTAACTCAAGAATTAGCGCAGCCAAGGCGATCCACCAACCAACAACGCACTTTCTTCTACTTCAGAAACCAAACCAAAAGCGGCTTCCATCTCGTCGACCTCTCCGATATCAGATCCTACCTCGAGCTCATACGAAACGCGATGGCGATGCAAAGCCCGTCGGTTAGTGGAGATCATGATACGCCTCAGTGTCTACACAAAAATAAGCAACATAGATATATAAATACACCACAGGTGCTCACCTCCTCGTCGATATCTTCGTCATCTTCGTCGTCCATGTCGATATCTCCGGCTTCACTGCTCGCTTCGCTCATCCCGAAGTTTGGCCTTGTCCCACGAGCTCGCGCCAAGGCCCGGGATCGGTCTTGTTCGACGCGTTGCATGCATCTAGCCTTGAGCCTTTCTCGAGCAAGTTGTTTTTGAGGACTCTCTTCTCCCGACTTTGCCCTTTTCATTATCCGATTTATGCCCAGGCTCGGACTGCTGCCTGGGAGTTGGCGTTTGTATGACACTCGTCTGGCAGGAGTTGCAAGTGGCGATGACGTATGGGGCGCGAAAGGAGATGATGGACCTGCATGTCGCGCTGTACTGGGAGTATTGAAAATCATGTTTGGCGTAGACAAGAAATTAGCTTGAAGATCTGTTCTCGCGGGTGGGATGGGTGTCGAAGACATAAACAACGGGATCGAACCACACGTGACATCGATCGACTCCAGTGGCTATGCATCTGTCGATTCCGTTTCACGACAACGTACCTCATGATAATAACATTCAATTCCTACTATATTGGGCCTGAAAGAATTCAGTGGTAAGTATACAGTGCTATATATAAGTGACGTGTTTGAATCGTTTATCAAAACAAATTGGCTCCATTGAGCACCGGGGGTGGGGTAAAATGCATATAACTACTAGTACATGTAGACACCCTTTTGCCACAGTAAGATTTTGTTTTTGATTTAC
Encoded proteins:
- a CDS encoding APH domain-containing protein encodes the protein MSATSHTPCSSDPHIVERGTDSESHNNTSQPTPARRKTPTPGSHVGAADTNTPFRSGSAQRTKESAGNSRSISQASRSHHPASNSTPAGAPNSTQPNMGKYLTDEMHGGIFCDPRFVENFLAPDERHKALVEQATSPRPGKFNSVLPKKPSGERRLYGLIMNVLNEIKTSVDDVRGNHGLGTLGPLFLDHHDTSFQSEDPEMSRIKPDLVMFEDATKSWETLAMPIEVKSKHTYLKVGMNQLARYARGIFAHQIHRRYVFGLVICRWAATFVRFDRSGILHSKPIDMRAEADRFERAFAGLMMLDRDQFGYDTAFTVQVTEEGQREYYLDLPAEAVPAAQIGSEPAPAPELDTTSHPDADANDASSEKAPKARQLPPRRFKVMQRLCHRKSIRGRATIVLRIREVREWNQQQEGVRRGPARSAKKPEERKWQEVPGARDYILKMMWRDPKKRPEGEVLKLLGRAYGLTRYRWHSDRLKQGGACHEPSATTCKECHDITPSPPMEQASNLESLDVPVPEDGGKQPPKYIEVDTDHYTKLLTYRMSRIYTWMLLESVGRLLWTAKDTRELLEAMLDGILGYWHAVNQGILHRDISDGNVLIDDSGDGDHQRDSQPDNATTAEDAQCDTQAESSIASDSHPMAKSRQALQVTLDKLGRERDMRGFLGDYDLFTTHSKMGPEFFGESFKRGWDDESNSGAEDDGDAIEAKPDAKRRKLNNDQLPSKSSGGNSREPARSGVASGSATGLGVKRYKRIDFRTGTPTFMSIRVLRVEIGTPYVHHFMDDLQSFFWLLLWCVVEHRDINDGKNGTAVQPTRKAEELLAKLDRADSDFGVLCDSKEAILTGCTMGEFRYALEACGNSWATNSIIIKTILRLGSYFSDSRYLRNFSQYPPEKVFPEIVEIYTKALHEMSSSGAGVVSHN
- a CDS encoding Transposable element Tcb2 transposase produces the protein MAQYTSPKTKAQIIALKKLEYSDWAIVQLLQPQTKVSHATVGRIWAKYGLTDRPLDRHNPIPGRPQKLTPSNVRFAALALAWSRVPTAANIRRQYFPAVGSSTLRRYLRELGLRPYKRCQVPLLTYRHRKACCAWAHSQLFWPQSRWDNIVFSDEVQIELFGADSGQYYWRRPSESPYNPQYTKKTISHGGGGIFIWGCITQEGVGQLYLIRRKLNAPGYIEILGDAFFRTLANYKITPFNITFQHDQDPKHTARLTQRWLASWGVSVLPWPSKSPDLNIIENVWWHLKERVRTHQPPALNKEELWKIVRDKWKQISPKYIGNLYDSLPRQVQAVYLAKGGNTKY